A genome region from Arthrobacter sp. SLBN-100 includes the following:
- a CDS encoding LuxR C-terminal-related transcriptional regulator, giving the protein MFGQDTPVEEHDFLPPELNHGRSAHAAEQMARQLQGENVAVRELLLALSVGFVLPGPLPTDLQRKIDRGDVESLDALVGRAESAGLLTPDGTVVGPARHALLAVASTSRVHALQRELVSAHASVGQPLGDLAREMARGGLADSRVAFELEHAGDKALEHDPGLASQLYDEALLAGADEIATAARRAQAAAADGALDRATQILDTLLVHVDPPDVRRGVDVAAAVWGQRGMLAQGGDAYSWLGPSRVGPSAPLAAVAMIGAGNLPGAKELFRPDAPPAAPTLLSASLTETGRGILESLALDPQQALPVLIHASDMLNATGTALPLPDTPAALAALLALHTGEAHLAETVCRSAAAAGQGGNAAKPRLFLLQAWAAMQQDKLDDARLAINEASKVNHWPLVPRDEFLCAALEVGLARRNGEIPELVMAWERAHEAMLHTSVDLYSMLPWGELMIAAARLRETRRVAHYLDAANQLLGRLGDPLLWAVPFHWAAVQAALLGDSPADLAPHAAALARAANHSNLAAVFAAAGKAWVSVRAGKFRPADVELAARGLGRVGRPWEGARLAGHAAARADERKDMVRLLSCARDLHPQSGPGGNGMSRVPESRDTPAEGANGMHPEGSGLSEREKEVARLVLEGKTYREIGEAIYISPRTAEHHIARMRRRLGAENRSDLLARLRLVLTSENHEQE; this is encoded by the coding sequence ATGTTTGGCCAGGACACACCCGTCGAAGAGCATGATTTCCTGCCGCCGGAGCTGAACCACGGCCGTTCGGCCCATGCTGCCGAGCAGATGGCCCGGCAGCTCCAGGGCGAGAACGTGGCGGTCCGTGAACTCCTGCTGGCGCTGTCCGTCGGTTTTGTGCTGCCCGGTCCGTTGCCCACCGACTTGCAGCGGAAGATTGACCGCGGCGATGTGGAAAGCCTGGACGCCTTGGTTGGGCGTGCAGAATCCGCGGGCCTGCTGACCCCTGATGGAACTGTGGTGGGACCCGCCCGGCACGCCCTGCTGGCGGTCGCCTCGACCTCAAGGGTGCACGCGCTGCAGCGCGAGCTCGTATCCGCGCATGCGTCGGTCGGGCAGCCGCTCGGGGATCTTGCCCGCGAAATGGCCCGCGGCGGCCTTGCGGATTCCCGTGTTGCTTTCGAGCTGGAACACGCAGGTGACAAGGCGCTGGAACATGATCCGGGGCTGGCCTCGCAGCTTTACGATGAAGCCCTGCTGGCAGGAGCCGATGAAATAGCAACCGCGGCACGGCGTGCCCAGGCAGCGGCCGCAGATGGGGCGCTGGACAGAGCCACCCAAATCCTCGATACCCTCCTGGTGCATGTTGATCCGCCGGACGTTCGGCGGGGAGTGGACGTGGCCGCAGCTGTGTGGGGCCAGCGGGGCATGCTGGCGCAGGGCGGGGACGCTTATAGCTGGCTGGGCCCCTCAAGGGTGGGGCCGTCGGCGCCTCTCGCCGCGGTCGCCATGATCGGAGCCGGCAACCTTCCCGGTGCCAAGGAACTGTTCCGGCCGGATGCGCCGCCGGCAGCTCCCACGTTACTGTCCGCCTCCCTTACGGAGACCGGCAGGGGCATCCTGGAGTCGCTGGCCCTGGATCCGCAGCAGGCGCTCCCGGTGTTGATCCACGCCTCGGATATGCTCAACGCCACGGGAACTGCACTCCCCCTCCCGGATACCCCTGCTGCCCTGGCCGCGCTCCTCGCCCTGCACACCGGAGAGGCTCATCTGGCGGAAACCGTCTGCCGGTCCGCTGCGGCAGCGGGCCAAGGGGGAAACGCGGCCAAGCCACGGCTCTTCCTGCTTCAGGCGTGGGCAGCCATGCAGCAGGACAAGCTTGACGACGCCCGGCTCGCCATCAATGAGGCCTCGAAAGTGAACCACTGGCCCTTGGTCCCGCGGGATGAATTCCTTTGTGCGGCGCTGGAAGTGGGGCTCGCCCGGCGCAACGGCGAGATCCCGGAACTCGTGATGGCCTGGGAACGAGCCCATGAAGCCATGCTCCACACCTCGGTGGACCTTTACAGCATGCTGCCGTGGGGCGAGCTGATGATCGCGGCCGCCCGGCTGCGGGAGACCCGCCGGGTGGCGCATTATCTGGATGCGGCGAACCAATTGCTGGGCCGCCTGGGTGATCCGCTCCTGTGGGCAGTGCCGTTCCACTGGGCAGCCGTCCAGGCAGCCCTGCTCGGTGACAGCCCGGCTGACCTGGCTCCCCATGCTGCCGCTCTGGCGCGGGCCGCGAACCACAGCAACCTTGCTGCGGTGTTTGCCGCCGCCGGCAAGGCATGGGTTTCGGTTCGGGCAGGAAAGTTCCGCCCTGCGGACGTTGAACTGGCCGCGCGTGGCCTGGGCAGGGTGGGAAGGCCCTGGGAAGGCGCCAGACTTGCCGGACACGCCGCTGCGCGTGCAGACGAACGCAAGGACATGGTGCGCCTGCTGTCGTGTGCCAGGGACCTTCATCCGCAGTCAGGCCCGGGAGGGAACGGGATGTCCAGGGTTCCTGAATCCCGCGATACGCCAGCCGAAGGTGCCAACGGTATGCATCCGGAGGGCTCGGGCCTGAGCGAACGGGAAAAGGAAGTTGCCAGGCTGGTGCTTGAGGGCAAGACGTACCGGGAGATCGGGGAGGCAATCTACATCTCTCCGAGGACCGCCGAACATCACATTGCCCGCATGCGCCGCCGCCTCGGTGCGGAAAACCGCTCCGACCTGCTGGCCAGGCTGCGGCTGGTCCTGACTTCCGAAAACCATGAACAGGAATGA
- a CDS encoding IniB N-terminal domain-containing protein: MTVASDLVRFLMQLFGDRQATQDFLEYPERVLQDHGLGAVSSADVDAAMPVVLDYAPVTVDASRFDGALGHNGGGTAYTPVPAAGENDGGHHGHEDSADAIRQLQHIVNNYSYASMPDDGGVFTDQSVSQNIWADGDIEQWFDTDSAIASGDRAVGAGDDADLDDSTNIEDSYNKDVDIDAGLDNVGNTDNREDNSTNTDVRDSGNSNSIDDSFNETETDIDAGLNNAGNTDNSKVTLENVGNETLSLDNVGNEYIELENFGNDSSDEPLTAGDTEDNNFAAAGDDPMIEDS; the protein is encoded by the coding sequence ATGACAGTCGCAAGCGATCTCGTCCGGTTTTTGATGCAACTCTTCGGCGACCGCCAGGCCACGCAGGATTTCCTGGAGTATCCGGAGCGCGTCCTCCAGGACCATGGCCTGGGTGCTGTCAGCTCGGCTGACGTTGACGCAGCCATGCCGGTTGTCCTGGACTACGCCCCCGTTACGGTCGATGCCTCCCGGTTCGACGGAGCCCTGGGCCACAACGGCGGCGGAACCGCTTACACCCCAGTGCCGGCCGCCGGCGAAAATGATGGCGGACACCACGGGCACGAGGACAGTGCCGATGCCATCCGGCAGCTCCAACATATAGTGAACAACTACTCCTACGCCTCAATGCCGGACGACGGGGGCGTCTTCACAGACCAATCCGTCAGCCAGAACATCTGGGCGGATGGTGACATTGAGCAATGGTTCGACACCGATTCTGCAATTGCTTCCGGTGACCGCGCCGTCGGCGCCGGAGACGATGCTGACCTTGATGATTCCACCAACATCGAGGACTCCTATAACAAGGACGTTGACATTGATGCCGGTCTGGACAACGTGGGCAACACCGATAACCGCGAGGACAACTCCACGAACACCGATGTCCGGGACTCCGGTAACAGCAACTCCATAGACGACTCGTTCAACGAGACGGAGACGGATATCGATGCTGGGCTGAACAATGCCGGCAACACCGACAATTCCAAGGTCACGCTGGAGAACGTGGGGAACGAAACTCTCAGTCTTGACAACGTTGGCAACGAGTACATTGAACTGGAGAACTTCGGCAACGACAGCTCTGATGAGCCCCTCACTGCCGGTGATACTGAGGACAACAACTTCGCCGCAGCCGGCGACGACCCCATGATTGAGGACTCATGA
- a CDS encoding dynamin family protein, with protein MADAGPGRPSITLTEGQLAELVEQGLELVGTGDRLDLRKRLDQTLRRLKDPSIRVIVVGEFKQGKSKLINALVNAPVCPVDDDIATSVPTVVRYGDTASAAILVPTADSDAGDETNVEQRSVPIADLPSCVSERGNPGNSKKLVAGEVYLPRKLLADGLTIIDTPGVGGLNSSHTLTTLTALPTADAMVLVSDASQEYTEPELRFLRQAMRLTPSVVGVLSKTDLYPDWRRVEEIDRGHLAQVAQDIPLFSVSSDLRLEAARLQDTELNAESGFPGLITYIRNEIVGKAQRLQRRSVSQDLLSVAENLRLSLQSELEAFENPEKMPQMIAGLEVARAEADEQRRRSARWQTTLNDGISDLMADMEYDLRDRLRRIQREAEAAIDLGDPGPIWPQFSTWLEECAAAAISDTFVWTSERAQWLAAQVAEHFAEDQVNLPVLHVSDTGDVLDPVDDMPALDSGRINPVQKVLIGMRGSYGGVLMFGLLTGIFGMSLINPLSVGAGLLLGRKAYREDREARLRRRQAEAKALVRRQLEDVTFQVGKQLKDRLRLVQRSTRDHFTGIADQHHRSLADSVAAAQKAVATYALEKEARIREIKAELKKVDALTRAAEALAAEVAAGAAQAGNPGAGPDPEPPAGPTRKGVSPAAAAVA; from the coding sequence GTGGCAGATGCAGGACCGGGAAGACCCTCAATAACCTTGACCGAGGGCCAACTCGCAGAGCTGGTGGAGCAGGGCCTCGAACTGGTGGGCACGGGAGACCGCCTGGATCTCCGGAAACGCCTGGACCAGACGTTGCGAAGGTTGAAGGACCCCAGCATCCGCGTCATCGTTGTGGGCGAATTCAAGCAAGGCAAAAGCAAGCTCATCAACGCCCTCGTGAACGCCCCGGTCTGCCCCGTCGATGACGACATCGCCACCTCCGTCCCCACCGTGGTCCGCTACGGCGACACCGCCTCCGCCGCCATCCTGGTTCCCACGGCAGACTCCGATGCCGGCGACGAAACCAACGTTGAACAGAGGTCCGTCCCGATCGCTGACCTGCCGTCCTGTGTTTCCGAGCGGGGCAACCCCGGCAACAGCAAAAAACTTGTGGCGGGCGAGGTGTACCTGCCGCGAAAGCTCCTCGCGGACGGCCTCACGATCATCGACACTCCGGGCGTGGGCGGGCTGAACTCCTCCCACACCCTTACTACCCTCACCGCGCTTCCCACCGCTGATGCCATGGTGCTGGTATCTGATGCTTCCCAGGAGTACACCGAACCGGAACTTCGTTTCCTCCGCCAGGCCATGCGGCTCACTCCCAGCGTGGTGGGTGTCCTGTCCAAGACGGACCTCTATCCAGACTGGCGGCGCGTTGAGGAGATCGACCGCGGGCACCTTGCCCAGGTGGCACAAGACATTCCGCTGTTCAGCGTCTCCTCAGACCTCCGCCTGGAAGCCGCACGGCTGCAGGACACCGAACTGAACGCGGAGTCCGGCTTCCCTGGGCTGATCACCTACATCCGGAACGAGATCGTGGGCAAGGCACAGCGACTCCAGCGGCGTTCCGTCAGCCAGGACCTGCTGTCCGTCGCCGAGAATCTCCGGCTGTCCCTGCAGTCCGAGCTGGAAGCGTTCGAAAACCCGGAAAAAATGCCGCAAATGATTGCCGGCCTGGAAGTAGCCAGGGCGGAAGCCGACGAGCAGCGCAGGCGGTCCGCCCGCTGGCAGACCACCCTCAACGACGGCATCAGCGACCTCATGGCGGACATGGAATATGACCTCCGGGACCGGCTGCGCCGGATCCAGCGCGAAGCCGAAGCAGCTATAGACCTCGGTGATCCCGGACCTATCTGGCCCCAATTCTCCACATGGCTCGAAGAGTGCGCCGCGGCGGCCATCTCGGACACTTTCGTTTGGACCAGCGAGCGGGCGCAGTGGCTCGCAGCCCAGGTGGCGGAGCATTTCGCCGAGGACCAGGTCAATCTCCCCGTCCTCCACGTCTCAGACACCGGAGACGTCCTTGACCCGGTGGATGACATGCCCGCGCTCGACAGCGGCCGCATCAACCCCGTTCAAAAGGTGCTGATCGGCATGCGCGGGTCCTACGGCGGCGTGCTGATGTTCGGCCTGCTGACCGGGATCTTCGGGATGTCCCTCATCAACCCCCTCTCCGTGGGGGCCGGGCTCCTGCTGGGGCGCAAGGCCTACCGGGAAGACAGGGAAGCAAGGCTGAGGCGGCGCCAGGCCGAGGCCAAGGCCCTGGTGCGGCGCCAACTGGAGGACGTCACCTTCCAGGTAGGCAAGCAGCTCAAGGACCGGCTGCGGCTGGTCCAGCGCTCCACCCGGGACCATTTCACCGGGATCGCAGACCAGCACCACCGCTCCCTGGCGGATTCGGTGGCCGCAGCTCAGAAGGCAGTAGCCACTTACGCCTTGGAAAAGGAGGCACGCATACGCGAAATCAAAGCTGAGCTCAAGAAGGTTGACGCGCTGACACGTGCTGCCGAGGCGCTGGCGGCCGAAGTGGCGGCAGGCGCAGCGCAGGCCGGCAATCCGGGCGCGGGACCGGATCCGGAACCGCCGGCCGGCCCAACCCGCAAAGGAGTGTCACCGGCTGCGGCGGCGGTCGCATGA
- a CDS encoding Hsp70 family protein — translation MDYVLAIDVGTSFTAAAVARFGQGSPAPECLPLGLRGTAVPSVVYYPEEGPLLVGEAAERRSLDFPARAVREFKRRVGDAVPISVGALSLPPEDVFATMTRWVVDRATEREGAPPSEVILTYPAAWGSHRTSVILAAMAAKSLDNVTLVPEPEAAALYYASQVRVEVGSTIAVYDLGGGTFDTAVLRKAASNRFQLLGRPEGIENLGGADFDAVVFRYVAEHTGGVLSKLDPADAGVRAALGRLRRECVEAKEALSSDSEASISVLLPGFQQQIRLVRSEFEALIEDSLRDTVEALEQSLSQLELEPADLSAVLLIGGSSRIPLVAQLISEQLDRPIAVDADPKSSICLGAAVSAVLARAEAEARAAAAEVSAKAAGTAVGLTADSNAHLAGRYASWSRKSTTAGGPLSAAAAHAHGHGGAHAPKPTVRLTAIAAAAALVSVLTATTAQSPAGFSNLASVFVPEAGAAPEEAAALGPPGDSGGSGGSEGGSGPGAAATGTPMASIEARVNNVAPTSSAPGLDVEASPTSRPSWSAATENGLPAAGALATADPGAAAGGGGVSVDGGTGAGTTDPTGTPVGAIDPVTGEPVVTPTSTAVPSESESQEPEPTTISPSPTAGRATAISPSPTSSTVSPSPSPTSSTVSPSPSLTSSTVSPSPSPSPSPSPSPSPSPSPSPSPTSPSPSPTAGPATTISPSLMAETGTPGTPPSPAAEPQPTGTESLAGVDPEPTSTQPGEPPASAPPTAAPATPTTTEPAA, via the coding sequence ATGGACTATGTTCTCGCCATAGATGTCGGGACCAGTTTCACCGCTGCCGCCGTTGCCCGATTCGGCCAGGGTTCCCCGGCCCCGGAATGCCTGCCGCTGGGACTTCGCGGAACAGCCGTACCCTCAGTGGTGTACTACCCCGAGGAGGGTCCCCTACTGGTGGGGGAGGCGGCAGAACGCCGCAGCCTCGACTTCCCCGCTCGGGCGGTGCGGGAATTCAAGCGCCGGGTGGGCGATGCGGTCCCCATTTCAGTGGGTGCGCTGTCCCTGCCTCCGGAGGATGTCTTTGCCACCATGACACGCTGGGTGGTGGACCGCGCCACGGAGCGCGAGGGGGCTCCGCCGTCCGAGGTCATCCTCACCTACCCCGCTGCCTGGGGCAGCCACCGCACCTCCGTGATCCTGGCAGCAATGGCCGCCAAAAGCCTGGACAACGTCACGCTCGTCCCCGAACCCGAAGCGGCGGCGCTGTACTACGCCTCCCAGGTCCGGGTGGAGGTGGGCAGCACCATCGCCGTCTACGACCTCGGCGGCGGTACCTTTGATACCGCTGTCCTCCGGAAGGCCGCCAGCAACCGGTTCCAGCTGCTGGGGCGCCCGGAGGGCATCGAGAACCTGGGCGGTGCCGACTTTGATGCGGTGGTATTCCGCTACGTCGCTGAGCACACCGGCGGCGTCCTGTCCAAGCTCGACCCGGCCGACGCCGGGGTGCGAGCCGCCCTGGGGAGGCTGCGGCGCGAATGCGTGGAAGCCAAGGAAGCGCTCTCCTCGGACAGCGAGGCCAGCATTTCGGTGCTCCTTCCCGGCTTCCAGCAGCAGATCCGCCTTGTCCGTTCGGAATTTGAAGCGCTGATCGAGGATTCCCTCCGCGATACTGTCGAGGCGCTGGAACAATCGCTGTCCCAGTTGGAACTGGAACCTGCGGACCTTTCCGCCGTGCTGCTGATTGGCGGATCATCGCGGATCCCGCTCGTGGCACAGCTGATCTCGGAACAACTGGACCGGCCCATCGCCGTCGACGCCGACCCCAAATCATCCATCTGCCTGGGCGCCGCAGTGTCGGCGGTGCTGGCACGCGCGGAGGCCGAGGCCCGGGCAGCGGCGGCGGAGGTCTCTGCAAAAGCCGCCGGCACCGCCGTCGGACTAACTGCAGACAGCAACGCGCACCTTGCCGGCCGCTATGCCAGCTGGTCACGCAAGAGTACGACGGCGGGCGGCCCGCTTTCAGCAGCGGCAGCCCATGCCCATGGCCACGGCGGCGCCCACGCCCCGAAGCCTACGGTCCGGCTGACCGCCATCGCAGCCGCTGCAGCCTTGGTGAGTGTCCTTACTGCCACGACCGCCCAGAGCCCGGCGGGCTTCAGTAACCTGGCATCCGTGTTTGTGCCGGAGGCGGGCGCTGCCCCTGAAGAGGCTGCGGCTCTTGGGCCTCCCGGCGATTCCGGGGGTTCCGGAGGTTCCGAAGGCGGAAGCGGGCCAGGAGCTGCGGCAACCGGCACGCCGATGGCCAGCATCGAGGCCCGAGTGAACAATGTTGCCCCAACTTCAAGCGCGCCGGGCCTTGACGTGGAGGCCTCACCTACCAGCCGGCCGTCCTGGAGCGCGGCAACCGAAAACGGGTTGCCTGCTGCGGGAGCCCTGGCAACTGCCGATCCAGGAGCTGCAGCCGGTGGAGGCGGGGTCTCCGTTGACGGCGGCACCGGTGCCGGGACCACGGATCCCACAGGCACGCCGGTTGGTGCCATTGATCCCGTGACAGGCGAACCGGTCGTCACGCCAACGTCCACTGCCGTTCCCTCCGAATCGGAATCACAAGAGCCTGAGCCGACCACGATCTCACCGTCGCCGACCGCGGGTCGTGCGACCGCGATCTCGCCGTCGCCGACGTCATCCACGGTCTCGCCCTCGCCGTCGCCGACGTCATCCACGGTCTCGCCCTCGCCGTCGCTGACGTCATCCACGGTCTCGCCGTCGCCGTCGCCGTCGCCGTCGCCGTCGCCGTCGCCGTCGCCGTCGCCGTCGCCGTCGCCGTCGCCGACCTCGCCCTCGCCGTCGCCGACCGCAGGTCCTGCAACCACGATCTCGCCCTCGCTAATGGCGGAGACTGGGACCCCGGGGACTCCGCCTTCGCCGGCAGCGGAGCCCCAGCCAACCGGGACTGAATCGTTGGCGGGGGTGGACCCTGAGCCCACCAGCACCCAGCCCGGCGAACCCCCAGCTTCGGCGCCGCCAACGGCCGCTCCCGCGACCCCCACCACCACCGAACCGGCGGCTTAG
- a CDS encoding cytochrome c biogenesis CcdA family protein translates to MDSPFAEAILNGSLLLAIPVALLAGLVSFLSPCVLPLVPGYLGYVTGLSGVDLQKQKRGRMLAGIGLFVLGFSVIFVLLGGAFGQLGSLITGSQNAWITQLLGVLVMVMGIVFMGGFSWLQRDAKIHAKPPAGLWGAPLLGLTFGLGWAPCIGPTYSAVQLLSLSGGSSAAKGAFLAFVYSLGLGIPFLLIALALRRGMGVMAFFRKHRLAIQRIGGGILVLLGLLMASGVWGTWVTGLQYWFQTDVKLPI, encoded by the coding sequence ATGGACAGCCCCTTCGCCGAAGCCATCCTCAACGGCTCGCTCCTCCTTGCCATTCCGGTGGCACTGCTGGCCGGACTGGTCTCCTTCCTTTCCCCCTGCGTTTTGCCCCTGGTGCCCGGCTACCTGGGCTACGTCACGGGGTTGTCCGGGGTGGACCTGCAGAAGCAGAAGCGGGGCCGGATGCTTGCGGGCATTGGCCTGTTCGTGCTGGGCTTCTCCGTGATCTTCGTCCTCCTGGGGGGTGCTTTCGGCCAGCTGGGCAGCCTGATCACCGGATCGCAGAACGCCTGGATCACCCAGCTCCTGGGCGTCCTGGTGATGGTGATGGGCATCGTGTTTATGGGCGGCTTCAGCTGGCTGCAGCGGGATGCCAAGATCCACGCGAAGCCACCGGCGGGGCTGTGGGGCGCACCGCTGCTGGGCCTGACGTTCGGGCTGGGCTGGGCGCCGTGCATCGGGCCCACCTACTCGGCGGTCCAGCTCCTGAGCCTGTCCGGCGGCTCGTCCGCGGCGAAGGGCGCCTTCCTGGCCTTCGTCTACAGCCTGGGGCTGGGGATCCCGTTCCTGCTGATCGCCTTGGCGCTGCGCCGGGGGATGGGGGTGATGGCGTTCTTCCGCAAGCACCGCCTGGCCATCCAGCGCATCGGCGGCGGCATCCTGGTGCTCCTTGGGCTGCTGATGGCCAGCGGCGTCTGGGGCACCTGGGTCACCGGGCTGCAGTACTGGTTCCAAACTGATGTGAAGTTGCCGATCTGA
- the ccsB gene encoding c-type cytochrome biogenesis protein CcsB: MPFGINETMGQYSELFMLLAAGTYTVAFIAFAWDLAKSSKALRAIDLKAAQAEEAVRVPVAAGAGARNESHLAGPAGRAERPSSSASRPAGAGGGGVITADGDMRYAAERRAPARVAVALTVLGAVIHGAGVLTRALGAGRVPWGNMYEFLTTGAFVAIAVFLLVLIRRDLRFLGTFVVGLGIIMLVAASVAYWTPVGHLVPALQSYWLIIHVSIAVLSSALFTLTFAMSALQLVQSHRQKTVAAGGADKLGFMRLVPSALSLENLSYRINAIAFIGWTFTLMFGAIWAEKAWGRFWGWDTKEVWTFVIWVVYAGYLHARATRGWTGTRAAWLSIVGYLCVIFNFTIVNQFFNGLHSYSGL, encoded by the coding sequence ATGCCGTTTGGAATCAACGAAACCATGGGCCAGTACAGCGAGCTTTTTATGCTCCTGGCGGCCGGCACGTACACGGTGGCGTTCATCGCCTTCGCGTGGGATCTGGCCAAGAGCAGCAAGGCGCTGCGCGCCATCGACCTTAAAGCTGCGCAGGCTGAAGAAGCCGTCCGCGTGCCGGTCGCCGCAGGCGCGGGGGCCCGGAACGAGTCCCACCTGGCCGGGCCGGCGGGCAGGGCGGAACGGCCGTCGTCGTCCGCTTCCCGGCCAGCCGGCGCAGGAGGCGGGGGAGTGATCACCGCCGACGGTGACATGCGGTACGCCGCCGAACGGCGTGCTCCCGCCCGGGTGGCCGTGGCACTGACCGTCCTGGGCGCAGTGATCCACGGCGCCGGCGTGCTGACCCGCGCCCTCGGGGCCGGCCGCGTGCCCTGGGGCAACATGTACGAATTCCTCACCACCGGCGCCTTCGTGGCCATCGCCGTGTTCCTGCTGGTGCTGATCCGGCGCGACCTGCGGTTCCTGGGAACGTTCGTGGTGGGCCTGGGCATCATCATGCTGGTGGCTGCCTCCGTGGCGTACTGGACCCCGGTGGGGCACCTGGTCCCCGCCCTGCAGAGCTACTGGCTGATCATCCACGTCTCCATTGCGGTGCTCTCCTCCGCGCTGTTCACCCTGACGTTCGCCATGTCAGCGCTGCAGCTGGTCCAGTCACACCGGCAAAAAACCGTTGCAGCGGGCGGCGCGGACAAGCTCGGCTTTATGCGCCTGGTGCCGTCCGCGCTGAGCCTGGAAAACCTGTCCTACCGGATCAACGCCATCGCCTTCATCGGCTGGACCTTTACTCTGATGTTCGGTGCGATCTGGGCTGAAAAGGCGTGGGGCAGATTCTGGGGCTGGGACACCAAGGAAGTATGGACCTTCGTGATCTGGGTGGTTTACGCTGGCTATCTCCACGCCCGCGCAACCCGCGGCTGGACCGGAACACGTGCCGCGTGGCTCTCGATCGTCGGCTACTTGTGCGTGATCTTCAACTTCACCATCGTGAACCAATTCTTCAACGGGCTGCACTCGTACTCCGGGCTCTGA
- the resB gene encoding cytochrome c biogenesis protein ResB: protein MSERVNVEKKSPAAVTGANAAEAKADAALPALGPAGMLRWSWTQLTSMRTALFLLLLLAVAAVPGSLFPQRPANPSVVTEYIKNNPGYGEALDTLQLYDVYSSAWFSAIYLLLFISLIGCVVPRAIAHYKAMRSQPPRTPKRLSRLPEYGTLVIPADAGIPASAAINSAAGLLKKRGYRVDVRDADGGRPSLGAERGFTKEVGNLVFHTSLIGVLVSVAIGGLFGYSGQRILVEGDTFVNTLVGYDQFTPGTNFQAGQLQPYSLQLDKFDITFDRESQGKFGQPIDFSAAVTTRENPDAPARQEILKVNDPITLGGTSIYLTGNGYAPVVTIRDGEGNVAMQGPVVAKLQGDNYYSSVVIKVPDAKPDQLGFQGFFLPTAFVSNEGVSFSGDPGLFNPQLSLNSYYGDLGLDDGAPQNVFEINVKNLTPLNARNLDAGGITLAPGSSYTLPDGKGTISFDGVKRYIGVDIHHNPGQLYALIFALLAVAGLILSLYVNRRRVWVRTGTHEDGRTMVEYGLLARGEDHRLAAEAQAVRNLLSAEWQLAADPAGADHEESQQAPSSQGDNGPGAATTSALSTPAGPSGPEKDQ from the coding sequence ATGAGCGAGCGTGTGAACGTAGAGAAGAAATCTCCTGCCGCGGTGACTGGCGCCAACGCGGCAGAGGCCAAGGCTGACGCCGCGCTGCCGGCGTTGGGGCCGGCAGGCATGCTCCGCTGGTCCTGGACCCAGCTGACCAGCATGCGCACCGCGCTGTTCCTGCTGCTGCTCCTCGCCGTGGCGGCAGTCCCGGGCTCGCTGTTCCCGCAGCGCCCGGCCAACCCGTCCGTCGTGACGGAGTACATCAAGAACAACCCGGGTTACGGCGAAGCGCTGGACACCCTGCAGCTGTACGACGTTTACTCCTCGGCCTGGTTCTCCGCTATCTACCTGCTGCTGTTCATCTCCCTGATCGGCTGCGTGGTGCCCCGGGCCATCGCCCACTACAAGGCGATGCGCTCCCAGCCGCCGCGCACCCCCAAGCGTCTTTCCCGCCTTCCCGAGTACGGCACCCTGGTGATTCCGGCCGACGCCGGGATCCCGGCGTCGGCCGCCATCAACAGCGCCGCCGGGCTGCTGAAGAAGCGTGGCTACCGCGTGGACGTCCGCGACGCCGACGGCGGGCGTCCCTCCCTGGGTGCCGAACGCGGCTTCACCAAGGAAGTGGGAAACCTGGTCTTCCACACGTCCTTGATCGGGGTGCTGGTGTCGGTAGCGATCGGCGGCCTCTTCGGCTACAGCGGCCAGCGCATCCTGGTGGAGGGCGATACCTTCGTGAACACCCTGGTGGGCTACGACCAGTTCACCCCGGGCACCAACTTCCAGGCGGGGCAGCTCCAGCCGTACTCCCTCCAGCTGGACAAGTTCGACATCACGTTCGACCGCGAATCCCAGGGCAAGTTCGGCCAGCCCATCGACTTCTCCGCCGCAGTGACCACCAGGGAAAACCCGGACGCCCCGGCGCGGCAGGAAATCCTGAAGGTCAACGATCCCATCACCCTGGGCGGCACCAGCATCTACCTCACCGGCAACGGCTACGCCCCTGTGGTCACCATCCGGGACGGCGAGGGAAACGTGGCCATGCAGGGTCCCGTGGTAGCCAAGCTGCAGGGCGACAACTACTACTCCTCCGTGGTGATCAAGGTCCCCGACGCCAAGCCGGACCAGCTGGGATTCCAGGGCTTCTTCCTGCCCACCGCTTTCGTCTCCAATGAAGGGGTTTCCTTCAGCGGAGACCCCGGGCTGTTCAACCCGCAGCTGTCACTGAACTCCTACTACGGTGACCTGGGCCTGGATGACGGCGCGCCCCAGAACGTCTTCGAAATCAACGTCAAGAACCTGACGCCGCTGAACGCCCGGAACCTCGACGCCGGCGGCATTACCCTTGCCCCCGGCAGCAGCTACACGCTGCCCGACGGTAAAGGCACCATCAGCTTCGACGGCGTGAAGCGTTACATCGGCGTTGACATCCACCACAACCCCGGCCAGCTCTATGCCCTGATTTTCGCGCTCCTGGCAGTGGCCGGCCTGATCCTTTCCCTGTACGTCAACCGCCGCCGCGTCTGGGTCCGCACCGGCACCCATGAGGACGGCCGCACCATGGTGGAGTACGGGTTGTTGGCCCGTGGCGAAGACCACAGGCTCGCGGCGGAAGCCCAGGCGGTGCGGAACCTGCTGTCCGCGGAATGGCAGCTTGCCGCCGATCCCGCCGGGGCGGACCATGAAGAGTCCCAGCAAGCTCCCAGCAGCCAGGGCGATAATGGCCCAGGCGCTGCCACAACCTCAGCCCTTTCCACCCCTGCCGGCCCCTCCGGGCCCGAAAAGGACCAGTAA